One genomic segment of Kordiimonas sp. SCSIO 12603 includes these proteins:
- a CDS encoding flagellin, translated as MAFSVNTNAGAFAALQNLNQTQSELRTTQTQINTGLRVSSAKDDAATFAIAQTLRGEVSGLQAVSSSLDRAQSTLDVAIAAGEAVSDLLIELKEKAVAAKDSGLDTSSRNSLNDDFQQLRDQITSIVQNAEFNGTNVVENGGDAVVAITNDTGSNTITIAAQDLSLGGANVTIGSAQSIGTQDAASVAVANIESSIQNVNTALSALGSGSSRIELQQTFVNQLSDAIEVGIGNLVDADLAETSANLQSLQVRQQLGLQALSIANQAPSTVLGLFR; from the coding sequence ATGGCGTTTTCCGTCAATACTAACGCAGGTGCTTTTGCTGCCCTGCAAAATTTGAATCAGACTCAATCAGAGCTGAGAACAACTCAAACACAGATTAATACTGGCCTTCGGGTAAGTTCTGCTAAAGATGATGCGGCGACTTTCGCTATCGCGCAAACCCTGCGTGGTGAAGTTTCAGGTCTTCAGGCGGTATCTTCCTCTCTGGACCGCGCTCAGTCTACTTTGGACGTTGCGATCGCAGCCGGTGAAGCGGTATCTGATCTATTGATTGAACTAAAAGAAAAAGCGGTTGCTGCGAAAGACTCCGGTCTCGATACATCAAGCCGTAACTCTCTGAACGATGACTTCCAACAGCTTCGTGACCAGATTACATCAATTGTACAGAATGCGGAATTCAACGGCACAAATGTTGTTGAAAACGGCGGCGATGCAGTTGTTGCAATTACAAACGACACAGGCAGTAACACCATTACAATTGCGGCACAGGATCTTTCCCTTGGTGGCGCAAACGTAACAATTGGTTCTGCACAGTCTATCGGCACGCAAGATGCAGCCTCTGTAGCAGTTGCTAACATCGAAAGCTCAATTCAAAATGTAAACACAGCTCTATCCGCACTTGGCTCAGGCTCAAGCCGGATTGAGTTGCAGCAAACATTCGTGAATCAGCTTTCAGATGCGATTGAAGTTGGTATTGGTAACCTTGTTGATGCAGATCTTGCTGAAACAAGTGCTAACCTGCAATCACTTCAGGTACGACAACAGCTGGGCCTTCAGGCGCTTTCGATTGCCAACCAGGCTCCATCGACAGTACTTGGTCTATTCAGGTAA
- a CDS encoding flagellin produces MAFSVNTNAGAFAALQNLNQTQSELNTTQTQINTGLRVSSAKDDAATFAIAQTLRGEVSGLQAVSASLDRAQSSLDVAIAAGEAVSDLLIELKEKAVAAKDNGLDTASRTSLNDDFQQLRDQITSIVQNAEFNGTNAVENGGDAIIAITNDTGSNTITIGAQDLSLGGANVTIGSAQSIGTQDAASVAVANIESSIQNVNTALSALGSGANRVELQQNFVNSLSDSIEVGIGNLVDADLAETSANLQSLQVRQQLGLQALSIANQAPQSVLSLFR; encoded by the coding sequence ATGGCGTTTTCCGTAAACACCAATGCAGGTGCGTTTGCTGCACTGCAAAACCTTAATCAGACTCAATCAGAGCTGAACACTACTCAAACACAGATTAACACTGGTCTTCGCGTAAGTTCTGCGAAAGATGACGCTGCGACTTTCGCCATTGCACAAACACTGCGCGGTGAAGTTTCCGGTCTTCAGGCCGTATCAGCCTCTCTTGACCGTGCCCAATCATCCCTTGACGTAGCGATTGCAGCTGGTGAAGCTGTATCCGATCTTCTCATCGAACTGAAAGAGAAAGCTGTTGCAGCCAAGGATAACGGCCTTGATACTGCAAGCCGTACATCACTGAATGACGACTTCCAGCAGCTTCGTGATCAGATTACCTCTATCGTACAAAACGCTGAATTTAACGGCACAAATGCAGTTGAAAACGGCGGTGATGCAATTATTGCTATTACCAATGACACAGGCAGTAACACCATTACCATTGGCGCTCAGGATCTATCTCTAGGCGGTGCGAACGTAACAATTGGTTCTGCACAATCTATCGGCACTCAAGATGCCGCTTCTGTAGCAGTTGCCAACATCGAAAGCTCAATCCAGAATGTAAACACAGCCCTTTCTGCTCTTGGTTCCGGCGCGAACCGTGTTGAACTTCAGCAGAATTTTGTGAACTCACTTTCTGATTCAATTGAAGTTGGTATTGGTAACCTTGTTGATGCGGATCTCGCTGAAACAAGTGCGAACCTACAGTCACTTCAGGTACGTCAGCAGCTTGGCCTACAGGCGCTTTCAATCGCTAACCAGGCTCCACAGTCTGTACTATCACTCTTCCGATAG
- a CDS encoding flagellin, whose protein sequence is MAFSVNTNAGAFAALQNLNQTQSELNTTQTQINTGLRVSSAKDDAATFAIAQTLRGEVSGLQAVSSSLDRAQSSLDVAIAAGEAVSDLLIELKEKAVAAKDNGLDTASRTSLNDDFEQLRDQITSIVQNAEFNGTNAVQNNGDAIIAITNDTGSNTITIAAQDLSLAGTNVAITATQDISTQDLASAAVADIESSIENVNTALSALGSGANRVELQQNFVNSLSDSIEVGIGNLVDADLAETSANLQSLQVRQQLGLQALSIANQAPQSVLSLFR, encoded by the coding sequence ATGGCGTTTTCAGTAAACACCAATGCAGGTGCTTTTGCTGCCCTGCAAAACCTTAATCAGACTCAATCAGAGCTGAACACTACCCAGACACAAATTAATACTGGCCTTCGCGTAAGTTCTGCGAAAGATGATGCAGCGACTTTCGCTATTGCACAAACTCTACGCGGCGAAGTTTCTGGCCTTCAGGCGGTATCTTCGTCTCTGGACCGCGCCCAATCATCTCTTGATGTTGCGATTGCGGCTGGGGAAGCTGTATCTGATCTTCTCATTGAACTTAAAGAGAAAGCGGTTGCCGCTAAGGATAACGGCCTTGACACTGCAAGCCGTACATCTCTGAACGATGATTTTGAACAGCTTCGTGATCAGATCACATCGATTGTACAGAACGCTGAATTTAACGGCACAAATGCGGTTCAAAACAATGGTGACGCAATTATTGCCATCACCAACGATACAGGCAGCAACACAATTACAATTGCTGCGCAAGACTTGTCTCTAGCAGGTACAAATGTAGCCATTACCGCCACACAGGATATCTCTACGCAAGATCTTGCATCTGCTGCTGTTGCTGATATTGAATCCTCTATCGAAAATGTAAACACAGCTCTTTCTGCTCTTGGTTCCGGCGCGAACCGTGTTGAACTTCAGCAGAATTTTGTGAACTCGCTTTCTGATTCAATTGAAGTTGGTATTGGTAACCTTGTTGATGCAGACCTCGCTGAAACAAGTGCGAACCTACAGTCACTTCAGGTACGTCAGCAGCTTGGTCTACAGGCGCTTTCAATCGCCAATCAGGCTCCACAGTCGGTGCTATCACTCTTCCGATAG
- a CDS encoding flagellin, whose amino-acid sequence MAFSVNTNAGAFAALQNLNQTSSELTTTQNRINTGLRVSSSKDDAATFAIAQTLRGEVAGLSAVSASLDRAQSTLDVAIAAGEAVSDLLIELKEKAVAAKDSGLDTASRSSLNDDFEQLRDQITSIVQNAEFNGTNAVENNGDAIVAITSDDGGNTITVAAQNLSLSGSNVALTSSQDISTQALASAAVTDIENSIANVNTSLSQLGSGAARIELQKEFVNQLSDTIEVGIGNLVDADLASESANLQALQVRQQLGLQALSIANQAPSTVLGLFR is encoded by the coding sequence ATGGCTTTTTCGGTAAATACCAATGCAGGCGCTTTTGCAGCCCTGCAGAACTTGAATCAGACTTCGTCTGAATTGACGACGACGCAAAACCGGATTAACACTGGTTTACGCGTTAGCTCGTCCAAGGATGATGCAGCAACATTCGCTATCGCACAAACATTGCGTGGCGAAGTAGCTGGTCTTTCAGCGGTATCTGCCTCGCTCGATCGTGCACAATCCACTTTGGATGTTGCAATTGCGGCCGGTGAAGCAGTATCGGACCTCCTAATTGAGCTCAAAGAAAAAGCGGTTGCTGCAAAAGACTCTGGTCTTGATACAGCAAGCCGTAGTTCTTTGAATGATGATTTCGAGCAACTACGTGATCAAATTACCTCTATTGTACAGAACGCTGAATTTAACGGCACCAATGCTGTTGAAAACAACGGTGATGCAATTGTTGCTATTACAAGCGATGACGGCGGTAATACCATTACGGTTGCAGCTCAGAACTTGTCACTTTCAGGCTCCAATGTCGCACTAACGTCGTCGCAAGATATCTCTACACAGGCTCTTGCTTCTGCGGCGGTAACGGACATTGAAAACTCAATCGCAAACGTTAACACTTCGCTTTCTCAACTTGGTTCCGGTGCGGCTCGTATCGAACTCCAAAAAGAGTTTGTGAACCAGCTATCAGATACCATTGAAGTCGGTATCGGTAACTTGGTGGATGCAGACCTTGCAAGTGAATCTGCAAACCTGCAGGCCTTGCAGGTAAGACAACAGCTTGGTTTACAAGCCTTGTCGATCGCAAATCAGGCACCATCAACGGTTCTTGGTCTATTCCGATAG
- a CDS encoding flagellar protein FlaG, with amino-acid sequence MAEISNINARVQVPEPRQTNASRVAPQDNNSSVLATDQAPSTNEVTANTIVSVDFTGEQGSPLEQAARAIEEIIPEEQTTNTRLRIDRDEETGRFIYKNIDTDTGEVVSQFPLESILEIVSQFREPEGLILDDEA; translated from the coding sequence ATGGCAGAGATTAGCAACATAAATGCAAGAGTTCAGGTTCCTGAACCTAGACAGACAAATGCTTCCCGGGTTGCCCCGCAGGATAACAATAGCTCTGTACTTGCAACAGATCAGGCGCCCTCTACCAACGAAGTAACCGCAAACACAATTGTAAGCGTGGACTTCACAGGAGAACAAGGTAGCCCTCTCGAACAAGCTGCTCGAGCAATTGAAGAAATTATTCCAGAGGAACAGACCACTAACACTCGTTTGCGCATTGACAGAGACGAAGAAACTGGACGTTTTATCTACAAAAACATCGACACCGACACAGGTGAAGTTGTTAGCCAGTTTCCGTTAGAGTCTATCTTGGAAATTGTTTCCCAATTCAGAGAGCCTGAGGGATTGATCCTAGACGACGAAGCTTAG
- a CDS encoding MoxR family ATPase: protein MKFTGTDQYVATEDLKVAVNAAATLRRPLLIKGEPGTGKTVLANEVAEAFGMELIEWHIKSTTKAQQGLYEYDAVSRLRDSQLGDEKVKDIKNYIKKGKLWEAFERDKTPVLLIDEIDKADIEFPNDLLLELDRMEFHVYETGETIKAKNRPIVIITSNNEKELPDAFLRRCFFHFIKFPEPETMKDIIQVHYPDIQQALVKEALSVFFDLREVPGLKKKPSTSELLDWLKLLMAEELPLEVLKSKDPNKLIPPLHGALLKNEQDVHLFERLAFMNRRQNG from the coding sequence ATGAAATTTACGGGCACTGATCAGTATGTCGCTACCGAAGACCTGAAAGTAGCAGTGAACGCAGCTGCCACACTGCGTCGCCCTCTTCTTATTAAGGGCGAACCCGGCACAGGCAAAACAGTGCTTGCAAATGAAGTTGCAGAAGCTTTTGGTATGGAACTGATTGAATGGCATATCAAATCCACTACCAAAGCCCAGCAAGGCCTTTATGAATATGATGCAGTTTCTCGCCTGCGAGATAGCCAACTTGGTGATGAAAAAGTAAAAGACATCAAAAATTACATTAAAAAAGGCAAACTCTGGGAAGCATTTGAGCGTGACAAAACGCCTGTGCTGCTAATTGATGAAATTGATAAAGCAGATATTGAATTCCCGAATGATCTTCTTCTTGAGCTAGATCGCATGGAATTTCATGTTTATGAAACTGGCGAAACCATCAAGGCGAAAAACCGGCCTATTGTTATCATCACGTCAAACAATGAAAAAGAACTACCCGATGCTTTTCTGCGCCGCTGTTTCTTCCACTTCATCAAGTTTCCCGAGCCTGAAACCATGAAAGATATCATTCAGGTACACTATCCTGATATCCAGCAGGCTCTTGTTAAGGAAGCACTCAGTGTTTTCTTTGATCTCAGAGAAGTTCCTGGCCTCAAGAAAAAGCCTTCAACAAGTGAACTCCTTGATTGGCTAAAGCTCCTAATGGCAGAAGAACTCCCGCTTGAGGTCCTCAAATCCAAAGACCCGAACAAACTGATACCACCGCTGCATGGCGCTCTACTGAAAAACGAGCAGGATGTTCATCTATTTGAACGTCTAGCCTTCATGAACCGCCGCCAAAACGGATAA
- a CDS encoding VWA domain-containing protein, producing the protein MFVKFFYALKESGLPVSIKEYLTLMEALKAGCSNYSVDDFYYLSRSVFVKDETKLDKFDRVFGKTFEGIEFIADDETAEIPEEWLKKMAELYLTPEEMEEIQSLGDWDEIMETLKKRLEEQEKRHQGGNKWIGTAGKSPFGAYGYNPEGVRIGQKEGRHGKALKVWDKREYKNLDDSVELGTRNIKVALKKLRQFARQGEASELDLDGTIRSTAHNGFLDIKMVPERHNAVKVLIFFDVGGSMDPYIKLCEELFSAARTEFKHLEFFYFHNCLYERVWKDNVRRHNETTPTMDVLHKYPHDYKIIFVGDASMSPYEITYPGGSVEHWNEEAGDVWMKRVTNIYQKAVWLNPVPEEHWQYSQSIQLLKELMDNRMYPLNLGGIDQAVKALR; encoded by the coding sequence ATGTTTGTTAAGTTCTTCTACGCACTCAAAGAAAGCGGCTTACCTGTCAGCATCAAGGAATATCTTACCTTGATGGAAGCCTTAAAGGCAGGCTGCTCAAATTACAGTGTGGATGACTTCTATTATCTTTCCCGATCCGTTTTTGTGAAAGACGAAACCAAACTGGATAAATTTGATCGTGTCTTTGGCAAAACTTTCGAAGGCATTGAATTTATCGCTGACGATGAAACCGCTGAAATTCCAGAAGAATGGCTCAAAAAAATGGCTGAGCTATATCTGACACCGGAAGAGATGGAAGAAATTCAATCTCTTGGTGATTGGGATGAGATTATGGAAACTCTCAAGAAACGGCTTGAGGAGCAGGAAAAACGCCATCAAGGCGGTAATAAATGGATTGGTACTGCAGGCAAAAGCCCCTTTGGTGCTTACGGCTATAACCCTGAAGGTGTGCGTATTGGTCAGAAAGAAGGCCGGCACGGAAAAGCGCTCAAAGTGTGGGATAAACGGGAATATAAAAACCTTGATGATAGCGTTGAGTTAGGCACACGAAACATCAAAGTAGCCCTCAAAAAACTACGACAGTTTGCAAGACAAGGCGAAGCCAGCGAGCTTGATCTAGATGGGACTATCAGGTCCACAGCTCATAATGGTTTTCTGGATATTAAAATGGTCCCAGAACGCCATAACGCCGTTAAGGTTCTTATCTTTTTTGATGTTGGCGGTTCTATGGACCCATATATCAAATTATGTGAAGAACTATTTTCCGCAGCCCGCACTGAATTTAAACACCTAGAATTCTTCTACTTCCATAACTGTCTCTATGAGCGAGTATGGAAGGATAACGTCCGCAGGCATAATGAAACCACACCAACCATGGATGTTCTGCATAAATACCCACATGACTATAAGATCATATTCGTGGGGGATGCATCTATGAGCCCATATGAAATCACCTACCCTGGCGGTTCAGTTGAGCATTGGAATGAAGAAGCAGGCGATGTTTGGATGAAACGGGTTACCAATATCTACCAAAAAGCTGTGTGGTTAAACCCAGTACCTGAAGAACACTGGCAATACAGCCAATCCATTCAACTACTTAAAGAATTGATGGATAACCGTATGTACCCACTGAACTTAGGCGGCATTGACCAGGCAGTGAAAGCTTTAAGATAA
- a CDS encoding alkaline phosphatase — MRVKSLLIASALSSSLLITSASIAQEVTKDHIGTTQSWLEQGEKAIADRLAQKPNTNRAKNVILFVGDGMGISTLTAGRILEGQLNGQPGEENYLSFERFPNTALVKTYNVNAQVADSAGTASALNTGTKTEIGVINTAPNHPNGICKGMEKDAPKTLAYFAEQAGMSTGIVSTARLTHATPAAVFAISPSRGWENDTELTEEAIENKCTDIASQITTDLGGNGLEVALGGGARNFLPSSEGGKREDGRNIVTEWQNKFEKSAYVTNRAELQATDISGIDHLFGLFSSSHMSFTLEEVQNEPTLAEMTETAIKMLSKNDNGYYLMIEAGRIDHGHHGGNANAALNDTVALSSAVKKALELVDTEETLILVTADHSHTFTMAGYPKRGNPILGLVSGPGQKDGEYTMAKDGKPYTTVGYQNGPGAIEGERAHLTNEDTHHPEFQQQAAIPLWSETHGGEDVALFGIGPWSHLVKGTMEQNVVFHIMNHALGLKDRTQN, encoded by the coding sequence ATGCGCGTTAAATCGCTTCTTATAGCATCAGCTTTATCAAGCAGCCTGCTAATCACATCTGCATCAATAGCACAGGAAGTAACTAAAGATCATATTGGGACTACTCAATCCTGGCTTGAGCAAGGGGAAAAAGCAATCGCTGATCGTCTCGCCCAAAAACCAAACACAAACCGTGCGAAAAACGTTATTCTGTTTGTAGGTGATGGCATGGGTATTTCCACACTCACTGCCGGTCGTATTCTAGAAGGTCAATTGAACGGACAACCTGGCGAGGAAAACTATTTAAGCTTCGAACGCTTCCCGAATACCGCCCTTGTAAAAACATATAATGTAAATGCTCAGGTAGCAGATTCAGCTGGGACAGCCTCAGCACTGAATACCGGTACCAAAACTGAAATTGGTGTCATTAACACCGCTCCCAATCACCCGAATGGTATCTGCAAAGGCATGGAAAAAGATGCCCCTAAAACGCTGGCTTACTTCGCCGAACAAGCTGGCATGAGCACAGGTATTGTGAGCACAGCACGCCTCACACACGCAACGCCAGCGGCCGTTTTCGCTATTAGCCCAAGCCGGGGCTGGGAAAATGATACTGAACTTACCGAAGAAGCCATTGAGAACAAATGCACAGACATCGCGAGCCAGATTACGACAGACCTAGGCGGTAATGGTCTTGAAGTAGCCCTTGGTGGAGGTGCTCGCAATTTCCTTCCTTCTTCAGAAGGAGGTAAACGTGAAGATGGCCGCAATATAGTTACAGAATGGCAAAATAAATTCGAAAAATCAGCGTATGTAACAAACCGAGCAGAACTTCAGGCGACAGATATTTCTGGCATCGACCATCTTTTTGGTTTGTTCAGCAGCTCGCATATGTCTTTCACTCTTGAAGAAGTTCAAAATGAGCCAACTTTGGCAGAAATGACAGAAACAGCCATTAAAATGCTATCCAAGAATGACAATGGCTATTATCTCATGATTGAAGCTGGTCGCATTGACCACGGTCATCATGGCGGTAATGCTAACGCAGCGCTGAATGATACTGTTGCTCTTTCATCAGCCGTTAAAAAAGCGTTAGAACTTGTAGATACAGAAGAAACGCTCATTCTGGTAACTGCTGATCACAGCCACACATTTACCATGGCGGGTTACCCAAAGCGGGGTAATCCTATACTCGGACTCGTGTCTGGCCCTGGTCAGAAGGACGGTGAATATACGATGGCTAAGGATGGTAAGCCATACACAACAGTTGGATACCAAAATGGCCCGGGCGCTATTGAGGGCGAACGCGCGCATCTTACAAATGAAGATACGCATCACCCTGAGTTCCAGCAGCAAGCCGCAATTCCTCTTTGGTCAGAGACCCATGGCGGGGAAGACGTCGCTCTTTTTGGAATAGGCCCTTGGTCCCATCTGGTAAAAGGTACAATGGAGCAGAACGTAGTATTCCATATTATGAACCATGCACTAGGGCTGAAAGATCGCACCCAAAATTAG
- a CDS encoding TonB C-terminal domain-containing protein, giving the protein MKKNWKAIPVVAAAMTASMLSQTASADTPDTMKEWTREASVIVQSALLPSRLDSDVDKSSVVQFNVTVDRSGDLVSYVQKGKSEEQGLNAVATNLVASTDYPALPESYKADQMTFSLALIYSADREGAVGAGAVLTTLKSQLESVN; this is encoded by the coding sequence ATGAAGAAGAATTGGAAGGCTATTCCGGTAGTAGCTGCTGCGATGACGGCTTCGATGCTGTCTCAAACTGCATCAGCAGATACCCCTGATACAATGAAAGAATGGACACGAGAAGCTAGTGTGATTGTTCAATCTGCGCTTTTGCCATCAAGATTGGATAGTGATGTAGATAAAAGCAGCGTTGTTCAGTTTAACGTTACTGTGGACCGTTCTGGTGATCTGGTTTCATATGTGCAAAAAGGGAAATCTGAAGAACAGGGACTAAATGCCGTTGCAACTAATCTGGTAGCTTCTACAGATTATCCTGCTTTACCGGAGAGCTATAAAGCTGATCAAATGACTTTCTCTCTAGCGTTGATTTATTCCGCAGATAGAGAAGGGGCTGTTGGTGCTGGTGCAGTTCTGACAACACTCAAGAGCCAGCTTGAATCAGTAAACTAA
- a CDS encoding Hpt domain-containing protein yields the protein MASNKPVIVRFYRFQNRLKEKTAGLAPGNTGISREALEAAEQALTKMSEDYPDWVSGLVVKLQEQHGRCVDSPEMRHDCFEEINHIAHDMKGQGGTFGYPLITSFADSLYGFTVKRSGEITDNQIELVKSHLDAMRAVIKGRVSGDGGEIGKKLTDSLNEAIEKYQQTA from the coding sequence GTGGCTAGTAATAAACCAGTTATTGTCCGTTTTTATCGTTTTCAAAACCGTTTGAAGGAAAAAACCGCGGGTTTGGCTCCTGGAAACACTGGTATATCCAGAGAAGCGCTAGAAGCCGCTGAGCAAGCGCTTACCAAGATGTCTGAAGATTACCCTGATTGGGTGTCTGGTCTTGTTGTTAAATTACAAGAACAGCATGGCCGCTGTGTAGATAGCCCAGAAATGCGCCATGATTGCTTTGAAGAAATCAATCATATCGCCCATGATATGAAGGGGCAAGGTGGCACCTTTGGGTATCCGCTTATAACTTCTTTCGCTGATAGCCTTTATGGTTTCACTGTGAAGCGTTCAGGTGAGATTACCGATAATCAGATTGAGTTGGTGAAGAGCCACCTCGATGCCATGCGTGCCGTTATTAAAGGCCGTGTAAGCGGTGACGGTGGTGAAATTGGTAAGAAGCTTACTGATAGCTTGAATGAAGCTATCGAGAAGTATCAACAAACTGCATAG
- a CDS encoding response regulator translates to MSDYDFDRVNVLLAEDSPFIRSLLVNSLKVLGVGNVFAVEHGGDAIHFLQRVKNEPMKIGVQQIDLIISNWDMHPIDGMMFLRWVRRHKDSPDRFTPFVMITSYTEPERVLQAREMGVTEMLAKPFTINGIGEKLMSIIERPRQFVHTKDYFGPDRRRMKGDVPGGVERRVLKDKSEGVEIIRG, encoded by the coding sequence ATGAGCGACTATGATTTTGACCGAGTGAATGTTCTTCTGGCTGAAGACAGTCCTTTTATTCGGTCTTTGTTGGTGAATTCACTGAAAGTACTTGGTGTTGGTAACGTATTCGCCGTTGAACATGGTGGCGATGCTATCCATTTTCTCCAACGCGTGAAAAATGAGCCAATGAAAATTGGTGTTCAGCAGATTGATTTAATTATCTCTAATTGGGATATGCATCCGATTGATGGCATGATGTTTCTTCGCTGGGTACGCCGTCATAAAGATAGCCCTGATAGGTTTACTCCATTTGTAATGATTACCAGTTATACTGAGCCTGAACGTGTACTTCAGGCGCGGGAAATGGGCGTTACTGAAATGCTCGCAAAGCCTTTCACAATTAACGGTATTGGCGAAAAGCTTATGTCGATTATTGAACGGCCGAGGCAGTTTGTTCATACAAAGGATTACTTTGGTCCAGATCGCAGGCGAATGAAGGGTGATGTTCCTGGTGGCGTTGAGAGGCGTGTGTTGAAAGATAAGAGCGAAGGCGTGGAGATTATCCGTGGCTAG
- a CDS encoding Hpt domain-containing protein, protein MQESNWDEDVVFDRDHLKAFTSGDPFFEKQVLDIFVQNAPGYLEELSQASVDDWSALAHKLKGAARGIGAWRLARASERAELMENSMLTEEISSGVCACLNVRMEELLAYIAELPKDEDGLLI, encoded by the coding sequence GTGCAGGAATCTAATTGGGATGAAGATGTTGTTTTCGACCGTGATCACCTGAAAGCATTTACCAGCGGCGATCCCTTTTTTGAAAAACAGGTTCTGGATATTTTCGTTCAGAATGCCCCAGGGTATCTAGAGGAACTGTCACAAGCTTCTGTTGATGATTGGTCAGCGCTCGCTCATAAACTTAAAGGAGCTGCAAGAGGTATTGGGGCATGGCGCCTTGCAAGAGCATCAGAACGCGCGGAACTTATGGAAAACAGTATGCTAACAGAAGAAATCTCTAGCGGCGTGTGTGCTTGTTTGAATGTACGGATGGAAGAATTGCTCGCCTATATCGCGGAACTTCCCAAAGATGAAGACGGTTTGCTTATATAA
- a CDS encoding TRAP transporter substrate-binding protein: MGIKRSLATGLAISAVMLVAACGSNEQATEKETQESKPVNWRMTSTYPSTLLQIGTMGKKITEEVDKISGGSMKFEFFEPGVLAPPFETFDAVSYGAVEAGWSTPGYWAGKEPALQLFASVPFGPSAPEYLAWFDYGGGRELFEEIYHKHNIHSIICGMTPPEASGWFKKEMKTIEDFKGLKIRFFGLGGKVLQEVGAAPQLIAGGEIYQALELGTIDATEYAMPAVDLKMGFYEVAKHYYFPGWHQQSTFFELMINLDKWNSLSETQKYQITTACAANVRYGVSEGEALQPDAIAKLEAEGVQIHTWPPEILAELKAAWDKVSTELAADDENFARAWESLQTFRAKYKGWADRGYLKD, translated from the coding sequence ATGGGTATCAAACGTTCACTGGCCACTGGTTTGGCCATTTCTGCCGTTATGCTGGTTGCAGCATGTGGTAGCAACGAACAGGCTACTGAAAAGGAAACACAAGAAAGTAAACCTGTGAACTGGCGCATGACCAGTACCTATCCTTCTACACTCCTGCAAATTGGCACTATGGGTAAAAAAATCACCGAAGAAGTAGATAAAATCTCTGGTGGATCCATGAAGTTTGAGTTTTTTGAGCCTGGTGTTCTTGCCCCACCCTTCGAAACATTTGATGCTGTGAGCTACGGCGCTGTGGAAGCTGGTTGGTCTACCCCCGGATACTGGGCAGGCAAAGAACCTGCACTTCAACTTTTTGCTTCTGTACCCTTTGGCCCTTCTGCCCCAGAATATCTCGCATGGTTCGATTATGGTGGTGGCCGCGAACTGTTTGAAGAGATCTACCATAAGCACAACATCCACAGCATTATCTGCGGCATGACCCCGCCAGAAGCTTCAGGCTGGTTTAAAAAAGAAATGAAAACTATTGAAGACTTCAAAGGTCTGAAAATTCGTTTCTTCGGCTTGGGCGGTAAAGTTCTTCAGGAAGTAGGTGCTGCCCCACAGCTCATCGCAGGGGGAGAGATCTATCAAGCGCTCGAGTTAGGCACCATTGATGCTACTGAATATGCCATGCCTGCAGTTGATCTGAAGATGGGCTTCTATGAAGTAGCAAAGCATTATTATTTTCCCGGCTGGCATCAGCAGTCCACCTTCTTCGAGCTGATGATCAATCTGGACAAATGGAACAGCCTATCTGAAACACAGAAGTATCAGATTACCACGGCATGCGCGGCTAACGTACGGTACGGTGTTTCTGAAGGTGAAGCCCTGCAGCCTGATGCTATAGCAAAACTTGAAGCCGAAGGTGTGCAAATCCACACATGGCCACCAGAAATTCTAGCAGAACTAAAAGCAGCCTGGGACAAGGTCTCCACTGAGCTTGCAGCAGACGATGAGAACTTCGCCCGGGCTTGGGAAAGCCTGCAAACCTTCCGAGCCAAATATAAAGGCTGGGCTGATCGTGGTTACCTGAAGGATTAA